The Arachis duranensis cultivar V14167 unplaced genomic scaffold, aradu.V14167.gnm2.J7QH unplaced_Scaffold_131312, whole genome shotgun sequence sequence ttttttataattaaaatattataattattttttataaaaattaatactaatttaaatcaattcaaaatttgatttattatttttttaattaaattaatttatctgatctaattttaataaaaataatataatttaatcgattatatatttattttaaaactaaaattatctttaaaaaaaatatttcggaCGAATAGCTCccttaatattaatttatagtcCTATATAGCCCATAATGAATCTGTCCAAATGGAGAAAGACAAAGCCAGCTGGAGTAACCAAACTTGACTGACGCCTTCAAAAAATCCATAACCCAAAGTCACCATTGGGACCCATACAATTGACAATTGACATTTCCGTTCCTCCCATACTGGCTTTCTGAGAAAATGCTATTTCCCTTCACTTACCTTGGTCAACCTTCCACATTTACTCACGTGGGGTAACTTGGTCATAATTGACCACATCTAACATCTTCATATCATAACACAAAGCTTTCCAGAgaccatatatatataagtgCATGCTGAATTGCTAATTCGCCAAATCACCCCCAAGATCCACATTAAACAACTTATCCCAAGATACACAAACATAGGTAGAACAAAGTAAGAAGCATATTAAATCGTAGGAATATGTATGTGACTAGGCCTCTTTCTCTATACAAGAAATCTCAAGATGCTCTCTCATTGCCTCCACCTGAAGGCCCAAATTCTGGTATTCTTGTGATTCAAGATGAAAAGGATTTGGAAACAACATCTTGTTTTGGTTTGGGGAAGTACCATGAGGTGAAGGATTTGCCTTTTCCTCAGAATATGAGCCTTGAGCTGTTCTATAGGTCAGGAATTTCCCTCAACAGAGCCACTCATTACCACCATGTTGTTTTCATCCCAGTTCTTAATCAACCTTTGTCTTCTAATAAGTACTATGTCATTCATCATAATGGCAAGCATAGAGGGTAAGCCTTAACTTTTAGTTATACCATTATTATGCACTAGCACAATTCAAACATCAATTAGAgagatattatattatattatattatattatattatattatattagttacACATTTAATACTTAACTTTCAAAATATCCATATCTTCTTATTCTTAATTAATCTTTAGCATTTTAGTAAAAATGAATAATGATCTCAATTATTCGTAGAAACACATTAAATATGTTCTAATGACGTCCAAAAATTTTCCTCGTTTATCACTAcggttcttttacttttcactttTAACCGTATGATGAAGCAGCTGGTAACATtcaatcaaaatttgatttgttaTACTATATATAGCCCATGAATGAATCATTCTTTTGACATGCTTAAGGGTTATATTGATGTAATTTGCATTTGGTTTTGCAGGGAGGCATACATTAATTCAAAGCAAGAAGATTTGGACACATTCTGTTTCTACAATTCTGTCTCAGATATACCTCTGCATCATTTTGACAGCAATAACACATACCAACAATTCGAGATTCATCCGCAACGAAGCAAAGTTACTTTCAGGAGTGGCTTCTCAGCTAAATCTGTTAATCCAGATGGATATCCTCCAAGATTCTTGAGCAGAAGGTGGAAGCTGAGTGCCTCCAATTCGAGTGATTCAAGCATAGGAGAAGCAACAGGTGTGAATGAAGCCCTCCGCGCAAGCAAGCCGGAATTCGAATTCTCCATAGGAAGTAAAAGCTCCAAAAGTGTTGTTGTGGGAAAATGGTATTGTCCCTTCATGTTTGTGAAGGAAGGGACTCATAAAACATTGAAAGAAGAAGTGAGAAAATCAATGTTTTATGAGATGACACTAGAGCAAAAAtgggaaaaaatattttcttgtgAGAATGTAAATGACACTAATGTGAATGTGAATGTGAATGTGAATGTTCAAAGGGAAGTGGTTGGAATTGGTGAATGGGAAGCTATGGTTGATGAAGAGAGGGacataggtgaagggtttttgtgGTTTAAGAGTTACAATAACATTGGAGAAAAGAATAGTGTGGGATTGAGCATGGCAATAGTTGAGAGAATGAAGTGGGAGCAAGAAAGAGTTGGGTGGATTGGAGGGAAAGAAAAGCAAGTTAGAGTTCAGAAATTGGAGGAATACAAAGGGACTCAAAATGGATGGAAGAAATTTGAATGTTATGTTTTGGTTGAGACTTTTGTACTTAGAAGATTGGACGGAGGCATAGTTCTCACCTATTCATTCACACACCAGAATCAACTTAGAAGCAAATGGgaatgattttttctttttcatttttttcgttGGGCTTGGGTGGAATTCACCGCTGGAAGAAGCAATCAATCCCCTTTTCAATTAAACTAAACCTATCTTGTTGggatgtttttgttttattttgttttttcggTAAAcggatgtttttttattttattttaatagattTTATCTGTTCCGCCTTTTGGGACATATCTTGTTCTGCCTTTTCAAGTGTACATTATATGCCTTAGGCCCAAAGAAGAAATTGGGTAGAgctttttgtaaaattcatatattcatttttgtttgatatgttgattaagaaaaaaaaagtttgtcCATTTCATTCATTCTCTCTTCGATTGTGATCAATTTGATATTGCATAATATATTCTTGGATAAAATAATCCAATTAGAAAAATTATCTAAGGCAGCATAGGATTTGATGGTGTTACTATATTTGAAATTCTTAAGTAAGtagtgttgtaaaataaatagatgaaaaagagaagtggatgtagaaataaaagagggaatacaatattttattaagGGAAAGTATGTGGAGTCAATAAAATATGGAGGTTTAAGGAATATTAAAGATATaactattagtattattttttttcattagtgTAAACTTTTAGGATGAGTAATATTatgacatggtattaaagctttagatccgaaaggtcaaAAGTTCGATTTTTGGTGAACTCCAAAATTAGTTTAAGTTTTTGGGATGAACGATTTTATGATATAAGATATACGTCTTAGATGAGTATAAAGAGACGAAGAGACTATGAACTATAACTCATTGACTTTTAATATGTATATCTTATTGTAAATAGAAATTTTATAATACATTAGTATACCCAATACAACATACGTATATTTTACTAGAAAATTAAAGCACAACTATActgcataataataataataataataataataataataataataataataatttttcttggatatctgtttaatatatatttcattaaaattttattaaaaaaattcaataaaaaaaactttgagtgaagaaaaatgaatattaTTGTTGATATTTAAATTTGTCTATTTATCTTTAACGTGTAATCAaattatatatctttatttttatttatttagaataaaaatatataataacaaaaaattgaattagtttttatagtataataagtatatataaaaaaaacaaggtAACAATAATAGTGATACATCACAGCCTCacaggaaattaaaatagacaataacaaaaatatcatTGCAACCAATCAACCATCACATCGCTGTTTagtccattttaaattttttattaataagaatattttttctttgaaccTAAATAAAATTCTTAGTTTTTTTATAtaccataaatattttgttttcaaaatgtcacaaaaaaataaaataaaaagatcttaataataaaactaaaaaataaagaataataaattctcatgtcaacttaattaaaaaaagtaaaataaaaaaacaagttAGTAAATTAAAGTATGATGATGAGGAATGTAACAATGAAGGTGGtaggtttttttaaataaataatttaattattttaattaccaaaataaataatttgtagcGTATTTTTCAATTTACACCACATTtatttatctcgtttacaatatCAATAAGATAATTTTGCAGTATTTCATTTaaagtgtaaacgagatatgtctattttttcaatttttatatatctagtTTACATTGTAACGAGATACCtgaaaaattatttcatttatagtgtaaacgatatatatatatatatatNNNNNNNNNNNNNNNNNNNNNNNNNNNNNNNNNNNNNNNNNNNNNNNNNNNNNNNNNNNNNNNNNNNNNNNNNNNNNNNNNNNNNNNNNNNNNNNNNNNNNNNNNNNNNNNNNNNNNNNNNNNNNNNNNNNNNNNNNNNNNNNNNNNNNNNNNNNNNNNNNNNNNNNNNNNNNNNNNNNNNNNNNNNNNNNNNNNNNNNNNNNNNNNNNNNNNNNNNNNNNNNNNNNNNNNNNNNNNNNNNNNNNNNNNNNNNNNNNNNNNNNNNNNNNNNNNNNNNNNNNNNNNNNNNNNNNNNNNNNNNNNNNNNNNNNNNNNNNNNNNNNNNNNNNNNNNNNNNNNNNNNNNNNNNNNNNNNNNNNNNNNNNNNNNNNNNNNNNNNNNNNNNNNNNNNNNNNNNNNNNNNNNNNNNNNNNNNNNNNNNNNNNNNNNNNNNNNNNNNNNNNNNNNNNNNNNNNNNNNNNNNNNNNNNNNNNNNNNNNNNNNNNNNNNNNNNNNNNNNNNNNNNNNNNNNNNNNNNNNNNNNNNNNNNNNNNNNNNNNNNNNNNNNNNNNNNNNNNNNNNNNNNNNNNNNNNNNNNNNNNNNNNNNNNNNNNNNNNNNNNNNNNNNNNNNNNNNNNNNNNNNNNNNNNNNNNNNNNNNNNNNNNNNNNNNNNNNNNNNNNNNNNNNNNNNNNNNNNNNNNNNNNNNNNNNNNNNNNNNNNNNNNNNNNNNNNNNNNNNNNNNNNNNNNNNNNNNNNNNNNNNNNNNNNNNNNNNNNNNNNNNNNNNNNNNNNNNNNNNNNNNNNNNNNNNNNNNNNNNNNNNNNNNNNNNNNNNNNNNNNNNNNNNNNNNNNNNNNNNNNNNNNNNNNNNNNNNNNNNNNNNNNNNNNNNNNNNNNNNNNNNNNNNNNNNNNNNNNNNNNNNNNNNNNNNNNNNNNNNNNNNNNNNNNNNNNNNNNNNNNNNNNNNNNNNNNNNNNNNNNNNNNNNNNNNNNNNNNNNNNNNNNNNNNNNNNNNNNNNNNNNNNNNNNNNNNNNNNNNNNNNNNNNNNNNNNNNNNNNNNNNNNNNNNNNNNNNNNNNNNNNNNNNNNNNNNNNNNNNNNNNNNNNNNNNNNNNNNNNNNNNNNNNNNNNNNNNNNNNNNNNNNNNNNNNNNNNNNNNNNNNNNNNNNNNNNNNNNNNNNNNNNNNNNNNNNNNNNNNNNNNNNNNNNNNNNNNNNNNNNNNNNNNNNNNNNNNNNNNNNNNNNNNNNNNNNNNNNNNNNNNNNNNNNNNNNNNNNNNNNNNNNNNNNNNNNNNNNNNNNNNNNNNNNNNNNNNNNNNNNNNNNNNNNNNNNNNNNNNNNNNNNNNNNNNNNNNNNNNNNNNNNNNNNNNNNNNNNNNNNNNNNNNNNNNNNNNNNNNNNNNNNNNNNNNNNNNNNNNNNNNNNNNNNNNNNNNNNNNNNNNNNNNNNNNNNNNNNNNNNNNNNNNNNNNNNNNNNNNNNNNNNNNNNNNNNNNNNNNNNNNNNNNNNNNNNNNNNNNNNNNNNNNNNNNNNNNNNNNNNNNNNNNNNNNNNNNNNNNNNNNNNNNNNNNNNNNNNNNNNNNNNNNNNNNNNNNNNNNNNNNNNNNNNNNNNNNNNNNNNNNNNNNNNNNNNNNNNNNNNNNNNNNNNNNNNNNNNNNNNNNNNNNNNNNNNNNNNNNNNNNNNNNNNNNNNNNNNNNNNNNNNNNNNNNNNNNNNNNNNNNNNNNNNNNNNNNNNNNNNNNNNNNNNNNNNNNNNNNNNNNNNNNNNNNNNNNNNNNNNNNNNNNNNNNNNNNNNNNNNNNNNNNNNNNNNNNNNNNNNNNNNNNNNNNNNNNNNNNNNNNNNNNNNNNNNNNNNNNNNNNNNNNNNNNNNNNNNNNNNNNNNNNNNNNNNNNNNNNNNNNNNNNNNNNNNNNNNNNNNNNNNNNNNNNNNNNNNNNNNNNNNNNNNNNNNNNNNNNNNNNNNNNNNNNNNNNNNNNNNNNNNNNNNNNNNNNNNNNNNNNNNNNNNNNNNNNNNNNNNNNNNNNNNNNNNNNNNNNNNNNNNNNNNNNNNNNNNNNNNNNNNNNNNNNNNNNNNNNNNNNNNNNNNNNNNNNNNNNNNNNNNNNNNNNNNNNNNNNNNNNNNNNNNNNNNNNNNNNNNNNNNNNNNNNNNNNNNNNNNNNNNNNNNNNNNNNNNNNNNNNNNNNNNNNNNNNNNNNNNNNNNNNNNNNNNNNNNNNNNNNNNNNNNNNNNNNNNNNNNNNNNNNNNNNNNNNNNNNNNNNNNNNNNNNNNNNNNNNNNNNNNNNNNNNNNNNNNNNNNNNNNNNNNNNNNNNNNNNNNNNNNNNNNNNNNNNNNNNNNNNNNNNNNNNNNNNNNNNNNNNNNNNNNNNNNNNNNNNNNNNNNNNNNNNNNNNNNNNNNNNNNNNNNNNNNNNNNNNNNNNNNNNNNNNNNNNNNNNNNNNNNNNNNNNNNNNNNNNNNNNNNNNNNNNNNNNNNNNNNNNNNNNNNNNNNNNNNNNNNNNNNNNNNNNNNNNNNNNNNNNNNNNNNNNNNNNNNNNNNNNNNNNNNNNNNNNNNNNNNNNNNNNNNNNNNNNNNNNNNNNNNNNNNNNNNNNNNNNNNNNNNNNNNNNNNNNNNNNNNNNNNNNNNNNNNNNNNNNNNNNNNNNNNNNNNNNNNNNNNNNNNNNNNNNN is a genomic window containing:
- the LOC107472506 gene encoding uncharacterized protein LOC107472506 — protein: MYVTRPLSLYKKSQDALSLPPPEGPNSGILVIQDEKDLETTSCFGLGKYHEVKDLPFPQNMSLELFYRSGISLNRATHYHHVVFIPVLNQPLSSNKYYVIHHNGKHRGEAYINSKQEDLDTFCFYNSVSDIPLHHFDSNNTYQQFEIHPQRSKVTFRSGFSAKSVNPDGYPPRFLSRRWKLSASNSSDSSIGEATGVNEALRASKPEFEFSIGSKSSKSVVVGKWYCPFMFVKEGTHKTLKEEVRKSMFYEMTLEQKWEKIFSCENVNDTNVNVNVNVNVQREVVGIGEWEAMVDEERDIGEGFLWFKSYNNIGEKNSVGLSMAIVERMKWEQERVGWIGGKEKQVRVQKLEEYKGTQNGWKKFECYVLVETFVLRRLDGGIVLTYSFTHQNQLRSKWE